CAAAAAGTTTGTATTGATATATTTGTTTAATTCCTGCAAGAGTTGAAATTAATCTGTATCTTAATGAAGAATTGAAAATAAATATTTTTTCAAAATTACGCTTTTTTAAATCTTTAATTAAATTAAAGGATCCAATGATTCCACTGTGTTCATCATTTTTTATTTTATTATTTTTTTTTAATATAATTATTTCATCTATATATTTTGTATCCTTCAAAAATTCAGTGGCTCTCGAACTTTCTTGAACTAAAATACTTACTGGAGAATTAAATTTTTTTGAAATAGCTTCAATATATGGGAGGAAAATTACTAGATCACCCATACCCATTCTGTTCTGAACTGCTAATATTTTCATATTCTAAAATACTCTTTACTAATTTATTTGATTTATATAAATTTTTTATATGAATAAATTAATTAGTGGTATTTATGCGGCAACAATATCTGTTTTTAATGATGATTTAAGCTTAAATATTGAAAAAACTATAAAACACTCAGAAAAAATAATTGATGAGGGATGTCATGGAGTTGTAATGTTTGGTAGCACTGGTCAAGCTCAATATATTTCAGTCTCTGAGAAAATAAGTCTAATTAATCAATTATCAAAAAGCAAATATAGCGACAAATTCATAATTGGAACAGGATTAAACTCATTAATTGAAATAATCAACTTCATGAAAACTTCTTGCTCTTTAAATTTTGATAAATTTTTAATAATGCCACCTGCATTTTATTCTTATGATGAATTAGGGGTAAAAAAGTTTTACAAAAGATTAATTGAGTCTGTACCGACTTCGAAAATAATTCTTTATAATTTTGAAGCACTTTGTGGATTTAAATTTAATGAAAATTTAGTTATGGAACTAAAAAAAGAATTTCCAGATCAAATAGTTGGTATCAAAGATAGTACAGGCAATTTATTTAAAAAAATTAAAATTGATAATTTTTCTTATTTTTCAGGGACAGAGCTTAATTTATTAGAAGGTCTTAAATTTGGTTATGCAGGAATGATTACAGCAAATGCAAACGTTTCAGCTTCTCTATCTAGAAAAGTTTATGAGGATTTCCTTTCAAAAAAAGAACAAACAGTTAATGAAAAATTACATGATATAAGAAAATTATTTGATAAATATAATACAATCAAAGGCCTTCATGCTTATCTCAGTCAATCCGATAAATTATTAGAAAATATTCTACCTCCATTATCTTTACTTAAGGAAGAAGATAAAAGAGATTTAATTCAAAATTTGAAAAAACTAGATTTTCAATTAACTTTAAAATCAGTCGCATAAAATGTTGCTTGCAAGATTTCTTAATCAAATTTTTAAAAAAGATGGATTTATATTAATCGATGCTGATAAAAAGAAGTATATTATTGGTGAACCTAAAAAAAGAGAACCAATTACAATTAAGTTATTAGATAAAAAATTACATTACAAATTATTAATTAACCCAGACTTATATTTTGGTGAAGCTTATACAGACGGAAGTCTTCAAATTGAAAATGCAGATATAACTGAATTTTTAGATATTGCTTTGATGAATATTGGTAGAAATGAATTTAATTACATCAGTTATTTAATGAATAGATTGAGAGGATCATATCGTTATTTAACAAATTTTAATTTTATAAAAAAATCAAAAATGAATGTCTCACATCATTATGATATTTCTGATGATTTATATGATTTATTTTTAGACCCTAAAAGACAATACTCTTGTGCATATTTTAAAAACGAAAATGATGATTTAGAAACTGCTCAAAATAATAAAATTCAACATATAATTAAAAAATTAAATATTAAAAGGGATCAAAAAGTTTTAGATATTGGTTGTGGTTGGGGAGGTTTAGCTCTCGAAATTGCAAGAAAAACTGATTGTGAAGTTACTGGCATAACATTATCTGAAAACCAACTCAAATACGCTAGTCAAAAAGCAAAAGAATTAAATCTTGATAATCAAGTAAAATTTAAATTAATCGATTATAGAGAATTAAATGAGAAGTTTGATAGAATTGTAAGTGTAGGAATGTTCGAACATGTTGGAAGAAAATTTTATAAAAAATTTTTTAAACAAGTTGAAAGACTATTAAAAGATGATGGAGTTTCTTTAATTCACACAATTGGATCTGTAATGCCACCTAGAGATCCTCATCCTTGGATTACAAAATATATATTCCCAGGAGGATATACGCCTAGTTTAAGTGAGGTTACAAAACCTGTTGAAAAAGCAGGTTTAGTAGTTTCTGATATTGAGGTGTTGAAACTTCACTATTCTTATACTCTAAAAAATTGGAAATTGAATTGTTTAAAAAACAAAGAGAAGATTATTAAAATGTTTGATGAAAAGTTTTTTAGAATGTGGGAGTTTTATCTCGCAGGTTGTGAAATGGCATTTAAATGGGGTGACCAGGTTGTTTATCAATTTCAATTAACAAAAAATTATACTTCAACTCCGGCCACAAGAGACTATATTTACCAATAAATACTTGATAAATATCAAATCTCTTTATGAAAAAATCTAAAAAGAAAAATAAAAAATCACGTAAAAAGAGGAAAATCCCTAAAAGAGGAAGAAATTTCAAAAAAAAACCTCTAATAAAAAAAGTAAAGAAAATTAAAAGAAGTAAGAAAATTTCAAAAAAGACACCCAAAAGTTTAAGAAAAAATAAATCTAAAAATTTCAAGAAAAGTTTAAGAAAAATTAAAATAAAACCAAAAGAAACTTTTGTATCAAAAATTGTTAGACTTCAATTTGCATTAAAACCAAATTTTAATTTCAATTTTTCAATCAATATTGAAAAATATATTCAATCTTTTTTTGATAAAATTGAATCAACAATTACAAATTATAAAACTTTAAGAGCTGATGAGAAAAGACGAATACAATTGGAAGAGATAAAGAGAGAAGAAGATTTAAAAAAAGAAGATGAAAAAAGAAAAAAAGAACAAGCATCATTAGAATTAAAACTTAAAAAACAAGCAATTAAAGATGAAATAAAATTAGAAAAAGAAAGAGCAAGAGATATCAAAGCATTTTTAAGGAAAGAGCAAGCTCTAATAAGAATTGAGCAGGCAGAAAAACAAAAACAATTTTTACAAAAATTAAAATTAGATAAGCAAATTGAAAAATTTAGAATTAGAGAGATTAAGGAGCTTGAAAATCTTGAGAGAATTTCACTTAAAGAAGAGAGAGAAGATTATGCAGAACTCCAACAAAGAATAGATAAATTAAAAGAAAAATACCGAATAATTAGAGATCAGAAAATTAGAGAAAGAGTAGAGGCTTTAGGAGTAAAATTAATTGGAGATGAAGACAGAGAAACTTTATTACAAAAAGAAAAAGAATTTACATTAGCAAGACAAAAAGTTGAGTTTGCACTTGAAAGCTTTTATAGGAGCGCAAGTAGTTTGGTTTTTCAATTAAATAAGCGACACATTACCAGACACATGTCAATTTTACGCTGTATAGATAGAAGGTTTGAAACTGGTGAGATATTTATCAGATGGGACGAGTCTTCGGATGATGAATGGTTATTACTTATTTATATAAAAAACAATTCTCCAGATGAGGGGATAGTAATTGAAGACAAAACTAATCCAGAAAAAAATCTTTCTCACGAATACAAAAATAATGAAATTTTTAAAGCCTCCGATATGATGGTAGACTCTTTAACACAATTAATTGGTAGAATGAGATCAAAATCTGAAAATTAAAATTAATGTTTGCAAGTTTTATTACATTATTAATTTTATTTTTTATCATTAAATATATTTTAGCCTGGATCGATTATTTTAATAAATTAGATGATAGACTGGGCGACTCTCTTTGGAGATGGAGTTACGATTATCATGTAATTGGAGAAAGAGATATCTCTGATCTTGATGATAAAGATTTTGTAAGATTAAGAAGAAAAAGGAATAAAGTAGTTACTTATATGTACATTGTTTTCTTCATAATGTTTTTTATTTCTATGTGGTTTTTAAGTGAAGTATTGATATTTTTTTTTCAATAATTTTTTAATTGTTTTTTATTTTTTAAATACAAAAAGAAAGCAACTAATTCATAAAGTAGATTAAAAATTGGAAAAATTATTGGAAGTTTAAAAAATTTATATAAAAATCTATACTTTGGCATTTTACTCCACAGTATTAAAAAAGCTTCAGCACCACCAATTATCTTACCACCCTCTTTTACATGCAGTCTTCTTAAAAGATCTTTGTCAGATTTATTAGTTTCTTCTGATGCAACTTTGTTATTTGTGATATCTACCCAATCAATTTCACTACATTTTTCTTTTTTATAGAGATCAATTTCAGCTTTACAGATTTTACATGAATTATTGAAATATACCTTCATAGTTTTAAGATAATATTCTTATTAAAACTTACAAGTGAGTTAAATCTATTAGTTGAATTATTAAAGTAATTAACTACATACCAGATATGTCTAACTTCTTCAAAAATACAGATATTTCAAAAAATATTGCTGATGAAATTGTATCAGAAACTTTGAACTCATGTGATGATGGTGAACTTTATTTAGAAGACTCAAAAGCAGAGTCAATTTTGTTAGACGATAATAAAATAAAAAGTTCTAGTTATGCAACAGATCTAGGGTTTGGTTTTAGGGCAATTTCAGGTGAGGTAGTTGCTTATTCTCATTCTAATGAAATATCTAAAGATTCTCTAAAAAAATCTTCTGATAATTTAAAAGCCACCCTTAAATCAATTAAGGGGACCTATAATCATTCAATACCAAAAACTAACAAGAAATTTTATGAAGATATTAATCCTATAGAGCAAAAAGATTTAAATTCAAAAATAGAAATTTTAAATAATGTTAATAACTATATAAGATCAAAAAATCCAAACGCCAAACAGGTGACAGCAAGTTTTAGTGGTGAACAAAAATCAGTAGAAATAATAAGAGCAGGAGGCGAAACTCTAAATGATGTTAGACCTTTAATTAGATTCAATGTTTCTGTGATGTTGGAGAAAAATGGAAGAAAAGAGTCTGGCGTATATGGTATTGGTGGCAGACAGTCATATGACACTTATTTAAAAGATGATAATTGGAAAAATGTTTGCGATGAGGCTTTAAGAATTGCTTCGGTAAATTTAGAAAGTAAGCCTGCACCTGCTGGAGAAATGCCTGTTGTTTTGGGACCAGGATGGCCTGCAATTCTTATTCACGAAGCAATTGGTCATGGATTAGAAGGAGATTTTAATAGAAAAAAAACATCTGCTTTTCATAATTTAATGGGAGAAAAAGTTGCAAGCGAGGGAGTTACAATTGTAGATGATGGAACAATTGATAATAGGAGGGGCAGTTTGACAATAGATGATGAAGGAACTCCAACAGAAAAAACAGTTTTAATTGAAAATGGAATATTAAAAAATTATATGCAAGATCGTTTGAATGCTAGACTGATGAACACAAAGTCTACAGGAAGCGGTAGAAGAGAAAGTTACAAACATGTTGTTCTTCCAAGAATGAGAAATACCATGATGTTGAGTGGTAAGAATACTCAGGATGAAATGATATCTTCTGTTAAGAAAGGAATATTTGCAGTCAGTTTTGGTGGCGGTCAAGTTGATATCACCTCTGGAAAATTTGTGTTTAACTGTACTGAAGCGTACGAAATTGTTGATGGGAAAATTGGTTCGCCAATTAAAGGTGCAACTTTGATTGGAGATGGGCCATCAATTTTAAGAAAAGTTTCAATGGTTGGTAATGATATGATGTTAGATCCAGGTATAGGAACTTGTGGAAAAGCAGGACAAGGAGTCCCTGTAGGTGTTGCTCAACCTTCAATATTAATTGACCAAATGACTGTTGGTGGAACACAACTTTAATTATGGTTAAAGATCAAAATTTCTTAGAGGACAAAGCTTCTCAATGTTTGGATTTAGCAAAAAAATTTGGTGCAACAGATTGTGAAGTTTTGGTTTCAAATTCTATCGATGAAACCGTAAGCTTTAGAAATAAAATTTTAGATGAGTCTAATCGTTCAGATAGTTTAGTCGCAAGTATTACAACTTATATAAATAAAAAAAAATCTTCTATAGCATCTTCAAATTTATTAAATGATAATCTCAAAACACTTATTGAAAGGTGTGTAGAAACTACAAAATTAACACCTGAGGATGAGTTTAATTCTTTACCGGATAAAGATCTTTATTCTAAAGATAATTTAGATTTAGAACTTTACGATGATACAAGTTTTGAAAACGATAAAAAAATTCAATATCTTAAAGAATTAGAAGAAAAGGTTTTTGAAGAAAAAAAAGTAATAAATACAGAGTCTGGATTTTCACAGAATAAATCTAATTTTATATTGATTAATAGTGACGGATTTAGTGGTGGACATAAATCTTCTTCATTCTCTTCATCTTGTGTGGTTGTTGCTAAAGATAATGGGGGAATGGAAAGGGATTATGAATATACAAGTAAGTGCCACTTAGATGAAATTAAGAAACCAGAAGAATTAGCAAAATTAGCAACAGATAGAACAATAAAAAAACTAAGTCCTAAAAAAATCAGTAGTGAAAAGTTAAATCTAATTTTTGACAAAAGAATAGCAAAAGGAATATTAAGTGCATTTGCAGGAGCAATTTCTTCATCTTCAATTGCAAGAGGTACTTCGTTTTTGAAAGATAAAATTGGTTCAGAGATTTTTTCAAAAGATATTACAATAATTGATAAGCCTGATATCAGAAAAGGTTTAGGATCTCAGCTTTTTGATGGGGATGGTGTTCATTCAAATGAACTATGTTTAGTAGATAAAGGAATTTTAAAAAACTATTTAGTTGATACATACAATGGCAAAAAATTAAATATCAAATCTAATGGTAGAGCAGGAGGTTCTACAAATTTATATTTTGACAGAGGAAATTTAAGTTATGACGATCTTTTGAATTCTTCATCTAAAGCTATTTATATTACTGAAACTATTGGTCATGGCACAAATTTAATTACTGGTGATTACTCTGTTGGTGCTGCAGGTTATTTAGTTGAAAATGGAATTTTAAAAGAACCAGTAAACGAAATTACAATTGCTGGTAATTTAAAAGATATGTTTAAAAATCTTACACTTGCCAATGATTTAGAGTTTGAATATGCAACAAATTCTCCAACAATGATGATAGAGGGAATGGTTGTTGCTGGCAAATGATTGATTATTGTATAATTGGCTCAGGTATATCTGGCTCCACAATTGCAAATTTATTAAAAAAAAAATATCAAGTCGCTATTTATGATAAGGCAAGAGGACCAGGGGGAAGATCTTCATTTAAAAGATTTGATAAAAAAATTGGTTATGATCATGGAGTGCAATACATTTCTCCAAAAACAGTCAAATTTAAAAAATTTATTTATAAATTAATCAAATTAAGAATTTTAAAAAAATGGGGTGGAAACCACCTTTTTTTAAATAATAAAATAAAAGAAAATAAGAAACATCAAAAGATAATAGGAACTAATGGTAATAATGATATCAGCAAGTATTTAATTAAAGATATTAATTGTAATTTTGAGAGAGAACTAAAAAAAATAAAAAGAAAAAATTTATATTGGGAGTTAGAATTTGTAAGTAACAAAAAAATAAATTGTAAAAATTTAATTTTAACTTGTCCTCACCCTCAGACAAAAAAATTAACTATTAAATATTTAAAAGACAAAAGTATTCTTAAAAATAAAATAAAAATGAATGCAAATATAACCGTAATGTTTACATTAAAAAAAAATATTAAAAAAATTAGCAGTTATTTTTTTGATGATCCTATTTTAGGTTGGGCTGCATTAGAGAACAGTAAAAATAGATTTAAAAGCAGATTTAATCATTGGACCCTACAAAGTACAAGTAATTGGGCAAATAAAAAAATAAATAAAAATAAAAAGATGAAATTAATAAATTCAAATATTTTAATAAATAGATTTTTTGAATTAACAAATACTAAGAAAGAAAAGTTAAATAATATTTTAAATCATGGATGGAAATATTCATACAATCCCAAACCACTTAAAATAAAAAGCTATTGGGATAAAAAAATAAAACTAGGGATATGTGGAGATTGGTTTGTTGGTTCTAGATTAGAGTCAGGCTGGATTAGTGCTAATGATCTTTACAATAAAATAAAAAAATCTAATTAAATTCTTTTACTCTATATTCCCATTCACCCATTCTTGAATAAGTTACTTTTCTAATGATAGAGTTTTCTTTATCGTACCAGATGTCAAAATCTAATCTTTTATCTTCTGGTATATTCATGTCTTTTGATTGAAGTTTAAAATGCTCAACTTCATAAGATTTGCCGTAAAGTATTATTGTCTCCTTACCAAGGAATGTCACAACTTGTTCTTTAATACTTCCTGATATTGGGCTGATTTGAGAGCTTGCTTGAAGTATTTTATGACTCCACCAATTTCCAATAACATTATCATCACTAGCTAAACCAGTATAAGAGGAACCATTCACTTTAAATTTATTACTTTGGTTATCATATTTTAGATCGACAAATTTATTTTTTTTATTTTGTCTAGTTTTAGATTCGTAAGAGATAAGTTGTTCTTTATTATATTTTTCCTCACCATAACCTTCTACTTCAAAAACTGTTGCACCAAATAGCTTTACAGTAAATTTAATTTGATTTGTTACAGTGGTATTATTTCCATCTCTTTTAAAAAAATAAAAATTATATCCAATCACCTCACCATTTCTTAAAATTTCCATTTCAATGTTATTAAAGTTCTTATAGTGGCCCATATGAGAA
The DNA window shown above is from alpha proteobacterium HIMB5 and carries:
- a CDS encoding dihydrodipicolinate synthetase family protein (PFAM: Dihydrodipicolinate synthetase family), which translates into the protein MNKLISGIYAATISVFNDDLSLNIEKTIKHSEKIIDEGCHGVVMFGSTGQAQYISVSEKISLINQLSKSKYSDKFIIGTGLNSLIEIINFMKTSCSLNFDKFLIMPPAFYSYDELGVKKFYKRLIESVPTSKIILYNFEALCGFKFNENLVMELKKEFPDQIVGIKDSTGNLFKKIKIDNFSYFSGTELNLLEGLKFGYAGMITANANVSASLSRKVYEDFLSKKEQTVNEKLHDIRKLFDKYNTIKGLHAYLSQSDKLLENILPPLSLLKEEDKRDLIQNLKKLDFQLTLKSVA
- a CDS encoding Cyclopropane-fatty-acyl-phospholipid synthase (PFAM: Cyclopropane-fatty-acyl-phospholipid synthase) produces the protein MLLARFLNQIFKKDGFILIDADKKKYIIGEPKKREPITIKLLDKKLHYKLLINPDLYFGEAYTDGSLQIENADITEFLDIALMNIGRNEFNYISYLMNRLRGSYRYLTNFNFIKKSKMNVSHHYDISDDLYDLFLDPKRQYSCAYFKNENDDLETAQNNKIQHIIKKLNIKRDQKVLDIGCGWGGLALEIARKTDCEVTGITLSENQLKYASQKAKELNLDNQVKFKLIDYRELNEKFDRIVSVGMFEHVGRKFYKKFFKQVERLLKDDGVSLIHTIGSVMPPRDPHPWITKYIFPGGYTPSLSEVTKPVEKAGLVVSDIEVLKLHYSYTLKNWKLNCLKNKEKIIKMFDEKFFRMWEFYLAGCEMAFKWGDQVVYQFQLTKNYTSTPATRDYIYQ
- a CDS encoding hypothetical protein (PFAM: conserved hypothetical protein), producing MKVYFNNSCKICKAEIDLYKKEKCSEIDWVDITNNKVASEETNKSDKDLLRRLHVKEGGKIIGGAEAFLILWSKMPKYRFLYKFFKLPIIFPIFNLLYELVAFFLYLKNKKQLKNY
- a CDS encoding putative modulator of DNA gyrase (PFAM: putative modulator of DNA gyrase), whose translation is MSNFFKNTDISKNIADEIVSETLNSCDDGELYLEDSKAESILLDDNKIKSSSYATDLGFGFRAISGEVVAYSHSNEISKDSLKKSSDNLKATLKSIKGTYNHSIPKTNKKFYEDINPIEQKDLNSKIEILNNVNNYIRSKNPNAKQVTASFSGEQKSVEIIRAGGETLNDVRPLIRFNVSVMLEKNGRKESGVYGIGGRQSYDTYLKDDNWKNVCDEALRIASVNLESKPAPAGEMPVVLGPGWPAILIHEAIGHGLEGDFNRKKTSAFHNLMGEKVASEGVTIVDDGTIDNRRGSLTIDDEGTPTEKTVLIENGILKNYMQDRLNARLMNTKSTGSGRRESYKHVVLPRMRNTMMLSGKNTQDEMISSVKKGIFAVSFGGGQVDITSGKFVFNCTEAYEIVDGKIGSPIKGATLIGDGPSILRKVSMVGNDMMLDPGIGTCGKAGQGVPVGVAQPSILIDQMTVGGTQL
- a CDS encoding putative modulator of DNA gyrase (PFAM: putative modulator of DNA gyrase); translation: MVKDQNFLEDKASQCLDLAKKFGATDCEVLVSNSIDETVSFRNKILDESNRSDSLVASITTYINKKKSSIASSNLLNDNLKTLIERCVETTKLTPEDEFNSLPDKDLYSKDNLDLELYDDTSFENDKKIQYLKELEEKVFEEKKVINTESGFSQNKSNFILINSDGFSGGHKSSSFSSSCVVVAKDNGGMERDYEYTSKCHLDEIKKPEELAKLATDRTIKKLSPKKISSEKLNLIFDKRIAKGILSAFAGAISSSSIARGTSFLKDKIGSEIFSKDITIIDKPDIRKGLGSQLFDGDGVHSNELCLVDKGILKNYLVDTYNGKKLNIKSNGRAGGSTNLYFDRGNLSYDDLLNSSSKAIYITETIGHGTNLITGDYSVGAAGYLVENGILKEPVNEITIAGNLKDMFKNLTLANDLEFEYATNSPTMMIEGMVVAGK
- a CDS encoding putative NAD/FAD-dependent oxidoreductase; its protein translation is MIDYCIIGSGISGSTIANLLKKKYQVAIYDKARGPGGRSSFKRFDKKIGYDHGVQYISPKTVKFKKFIYKLIKLRILKKWGGNHLFLNNKIKENKKHQKIIGTNGNNDISKYLIKDINCNFERELKKIKRKNLYWELEFVSNKKINCKNLILTCPHPQTKKLTIKYLKDKSILKNKIKMNANITVMFTLKKNIKKISSYFFDDPILGWAALENSKNRFKSRFNHWTLQSTSNWANKKINKNKKMKLINSNILINRFFELTNTKKEKLNNILNHGWKYSYNPKPLKIKSYWDKKIKLGICGDWFVGSRLESGWISANDLYNKIKKSN